One Spirochaeta africana DSM 8902 genomic window carries:
- a CDS encoding alpha-amylase family glycosyl hydrolase: protein MSNTISRVEWAQSIWSDVNPDYVSNPFPAHDEKITISLRCLPNPELVRMSFKLLLDGRERMYDMQPTGDEHGFSYFSIEVEMNQPRLEYSFVAEFKDQFFFFTRAGVTEYHQDDDYNFVILPDARVPAWVASSVFYQIFPDRFEIGNPDNAVKEAEYVFDGHATIQADWNDPPREYADGHCLDFYGGDLPGIEQRLDYLQELGVNAIYLNPIFRGKTTHRYDCIDYFHVDEHLGGDEALASLTAAAQARGIRVIVDVSINHTGIEHEWVKTALADPDSREHRYYYWNEDGSLVGWEGVDTLPQLNHGSPELQEVLYTGAESLVRHFLRPPFRIDGWRFDVGNHTGNRGKDHLTHQVWQQCRAAIKDENPQAYIIGEHWEDAERYLRGDQWDTAMNYFASGRPLRRFIGGMDRFMSPDEDPHRRIKPIGGDLVWQQMQQHFGRIPNQLTWVQFNLIDSHDIWRVHNNDTIFDMDTYRGIVAAMFMLPGTMNIYYGDEIGIPGSVETVEGCRYPMRWDQQDWNREFYRLYQGMSTLKRSEPALQFGSLRCLYADEETLVLVRFTRDRAAISVLNRSTEPRPLQIPVTEIGLTSVAGLQTVDIGGPELAPPRLSDGVLQLRLEGAQQAVLAGSLRG from the coding sequence ATGAGCAACACCATATCCCGCGTAGAATGGGCACAGAGTATCTGGTCGGATGTAAACCCCGACTATGTATCCAATCCCTTTCCTGCCCATGATGAAAAAATAACCATCTCGCTACGCTGCCTGCCGAATCCGGAACTGGTGCGCATGTCGTTCAAGCTGCTCCTGGACGGTCGGGAACGTATGTATGACATGCAGCCGACTGGCGACGAGCACGGATTTTCGTATTTCAGTATTGAGGTAGAGATGAATCAGCCCAGACTGGAGTATTCCTTTGTTGCAGAGTTCAAGGACCAGTTTTTCTTTTTTACCCGGGCAGGGGTTACCGAGTATCACCAGGATGACGACTACAATTTTGTCATACTGCCTGATGCACGGGTACCGGCGTGGGTCGCCAGCAGCGTTTTCTATCAGATTTTCCCGGACCGGTTCGAGATTGGCAATCCGGATAATGCCGTAAAAGAGGCGGAGTATGTCTTTGATGGGCATGCCACTATCCAGGCAGACTGGAACGATCCCCCGCGCGAATACGCCGACGGGCATTGTCTGGATTTCTATGGCGGGGATTTGCCGGGTATTGAGCAGCGGCTTGACTACCTGCAGGAGCTCGGGGTCAATGCCATCTACCTGAACCCGATCTTTCGGGGCAAAACCACCCACCGCTATGACTGCATCGATTATTTCCATGTTGACGAACACCTGGGCGGTGACGAAGCCCTGGCTTCCCTGACAGCCGCAGCACAGGCGCGTGGTATTCGCGTAATTGTTGATGTCAGTATCAACCATACCGGGATTGAGCATGAGTGGGTAAAAACGGCCCTGGCCGATCCCGACAGTCGGGAGCATCGCTACTATTACTGGAACGAGGACGGATCACTGGTTGGCTGGGAGGGGGTAGACACCCTGCCGCAGCTCAATCATGGGTCGCCGGAGCTGCAGGAGGTGCTGTATACCGGTGCCGAGAGCCTGGTGCGCCACTTTTTACGCCCCCCGTTCAGGATTGACGGCTGGCGATTTGATGTCGGCAACCATACCGGCAACCGCGGGAAGGATCACCTGACACACCAGGTATGGCAGCAGTGTCGCGCCGCCATCAAGGACGAGAACCCGCAGGCCTACATCATCGGTGAGCACTGGGAGGACGCCGAACGCTATCTGCGCGGCGATCAGTGGGACACAGCCATGAACTATTTCGCATCGGGACGCCCGCTGCGCCGGTTTATCGGTGGTATGGATCGCTTCATGTCGCCGGATGAGGATCCCCATCGTCGTATCAAGCCGATTGGCGGGGACCTGGTGTGGCAGCAGATGCAGCAGCATTTTGGCCGTATCCCCAATCAGCTGACCTGGGTGCAGTTCAACCTGATCGACAGCCATGATATCTGGCGCGTGCACAACAACGACACCATCTTCGATATGGATACCTACCGCGGGATTGTGGCTGCCATGTTCATGCTGCCTGGTACGATGAATATCTACTACGGCGATGAGATTGGTATCCCCGGGAGTGTGGAGACCGTCGAGGGCTGTCGCTACCCGATGCGCTGGGATCAACAGGACTGGAACCGGGAGTTCTACCGGCTGTACCAGGGGATGAGTACCCTCAAACGATCCGAACCGGCACTTCAGTTCGGTTCACTGCGCTGTCTGTATGCCGATGAGGAAACCCTGGTACTGGTGCGATTCACCAGGGATCGAGCCGCAATCAGCGTGCTGAACCGCAGCACCGAGCCACGGCCGCTGCAGATACCAGTGACGGAAATCGGTCTCACCAGCGTAGCCGGACTGCAGACAGTCGATATCGGCGGCCCCGAACTGGCGCCGCCTCGACTGAGCGATGGCGTGCTGCAGCTGCGGCTTGAGGGTGCGCAGCAGGCGGTGCTGGCAGGCAGCCTGCGCGGTTAA
- a CDS encoding nicotinate phosphoribosyltransferase has protein sequence MIQQPHNASIISGLFTDFYELTMMQGYLQQDHNPQVIFDFFFRRPPFDGGYAVFAGLDTLLQALQQLHFSADDLAFLRSTGQFSDDFLRYLQQYRFSGRIYSLPEGSLVFPREPILRVHAPLAEAQLIEGLLLNILNFQTLVATKAARMREAAAGGPILEFGLRRAQGPDGALIASRAAFIGGAGATSNTLAGKIFGIPVRGTMAHSWIMAFESEEEAFRAYADLYPDSSIFLIDTFDTLGSGLQAAMKVGAELSEQGRPWGVRLDSGDLTYLSQEVRARLDAAGFPEATIVVSNELNEHIIHQLVSDKAPIDSWGVGTRMVTAEGDPSLTGVFKLCAKRTGHNGSFAPVIKLSNNPEKTTDPGIKQVYRYTDEAGYYTADLIALEDEDIPTEGTIRLFHPVVSYGFYDLHHYRSCTPLLQLVMDEGMICQDLPGIQEVQAYAAAELQRLHPTFKRLLNPHTYKVSFSRGLRSLKYDMTEKLLGHHHTSP, from the coding sequence GTGATACAGCAGCCCCACAACGCCAGCATAATCTCCGGGCTGTTTACCGACTTCTATGAGCTGACCATGATGCAGGGCTACCTGCAGCAGGATCATAATCCACAAGTGATCTTTGATTTCTTTTTTCGACGCCCGCCCTTCGATGGCGGCTACGCGGTCTTTGCCGGGCTCGACACCCTGCTGCAGGCACTGCAGCAGCTGCATTTTTCTGCCGATGATCTTGCATTCCTGCGCTCAACCGGGCAGTTCAGTGATGACTTCTTGCGCTACCTGCAGCAGTATCGGTTTTCCGGGCGGATATACAGCCTGCCAGAGGGCAGCCTGGTTTTTCCCCGGGAGCCGATCCTGCGGGTGCATGCCCCCCTGGCCGAGGCACAGCTGATAGAGGGGCTGCTGCTGAATATCCTCAACTTTCAGACCCTGGTAGCCACCAAGGCAGCACGGATGCGCGAGGCCGCAGCGGGTGGCCCCATCCTGGAGTTCGGTCTGCGCCGGGCGCAAGGCCCCGACGGAGCCCTGATCGCCAGCCGGGCTGCATTTATCGGCGGCGCCGGGGCAACCAGCAACACCCTGGCCGGCAAGATCTTTGGCATTCCGGTACGCGGCACCATGGCCCATTCCTGGATCATGGCATTCGAGAGCGAGGAGGAGGCCTTCCGGGCCTATGCCGATCTGTATCCCGACAGCAGCATCTTTCTGATCGATACCTTCGACACCCTGGGAAGCGGGCTGCAGGCGGCCATGAAGGTCGGTGCAGAGTTAAGCGAACAGGGCCGACCCTGGGGGGTGCGGCTGGATAGCGGGGACCTGACCTACCTGAGCCAGGAGGTACGGGCACGCCTGGATGCCGCCGGCTTTCCCGAAGCAACTATTGTCGTGTCGAACGAATTGAATGAACACATCATCCATCAGCTTGTCAGCGACAAGGCCCCGATCGATTCCTGGGGGGTCGGTACCCGCATGGTAACCGCCGAGGGAGATCCCAGCCTGACCGGGGTATTCAAGCTGTGCGCCAAGCGAACCGGGCACAACGGCAGTTTTGCCCCGGTTATCAAATTATCCAACAACCCGGAAAAAACCACCGACCCCGGCATCAAACAGGTCTATCGCTATACCGACGAGGCGGGATACTATACCGCGGATCTGATCGCGCTCGAGGATGAGGACATCCCGACAGAGGGGACTATACGCCTCTTTCACCCGGTTGTGTCCTACGGATTCTACGACCTGCATCACTACCGTTCCTGCACGCCGCTGCTGCAGCTGGTAATGGATGAGGGGATGATCTGTCAGGATCTGCCCGGGATTCAGGAGGTACAGGCGTATGCGGCTGCGGAGCTGCAGCGTCTGCACCCTACCTTCAAACGCCTGCTGAATCCACACACCTACAAGGTGTCGTTCAGCCGGGGCTTGCGCAGCCTGAAATACGACATGACCGAAAAGCTTCTCGGCCACCACCACACCTCGCCCTGA
- the pncA gene encoding bifunctional nicotinamidase/pyrazinamidase — MNALLIIDVQNDFCPGGALPVPKGDRIIPNVNRLAAAFDLVVATKDWHPAGHISFADSHPGTAVFDTIQVHGIEQTLWPVHCVQATTGAGLHPQLQLQHLNLILHKGTSSNLDSYSAFFENDGTTATGLEHYLKGLGVQEVYLCGLAEDVCVFHSAVDAHNCGFRTTVIQDATAAVDTPKGLAERTRSERSALGIHHSTTEQVLKSIGTAR; from the coding sequence ATGAACGCATTGCTGATTATCGATGTCCAGAACGATTTCTGTCCCGGCGGGGCGCTGCCCGTGCCGAAGGGCGACCGGATTATCCCGAACGTCAATCGTCTGGCTGCCGCCTTCGACCTGGTGGTGGCAACCAAGGACTGGCATCCGGCCGGGCATATCTCCTTTGCAGACAGCCACCCCGGAACGGCGGTCTTTGACACCATTCAGGTGCACGGGATCGAACAGACCCTGTGGCCGGTGCACTGTGTACAGGCAACCACCGGTGCCGGGCTGCACCCGCAGCTGCAGCTGCAGCACCTCAATCTGATCCTGCACAAGGGAACCAGCAGCAATCTGGACTCCTACTCGGCATTTTTCGAGAACGACGGTACCACCGCCACCGGACTTGAGCATTATCTGAAAGGGCTTGGCGTACAGGAGGTCTATCTGTGCGGCCTGGCCGAGGATGTATGCGTGTTCCACTCGGCAGTCGATGCCCATAACTGCGGCTTTCGCACTACCGTGATACAGGATGCCACCGCAGCTGTTGACACCCCCAAGGGACTGGCTGAGCGCACCCGCTCGGAACGCTCGGCACTGGGTATTCACCATAGCACCACCGAGCAGGTGCTGAAATCAATCGGGACGGCACGGTGA
- a CDS encoding PFL family protein, whose amino-acid sequence MFSHFEVEQTFRMFTEQNLDIRTTTLGVNLIDCIRGSVEATRQAVYDKISRGADRLVSVADDISSEYGIPIINRRVSVTPISVIAEACGDTDPAGFARVLDDAATASGIDFIGGYSALVHKGTTPGEQRLIDSIPEALGSTRRVCGSVNLGTSRSGINMDGVARIGEVIKELAEATAAQDGFGCAKLVVFANVPEDNPFMAGAFHGFGEPEYALHVGVSGPGAVYSAIRNNPHAGMDDLAEIIKRIAFKITRMGQLVASEASTRMGVQQGIVDLSLAPTPAVGDSVARILEEMGVDHAGAPGSTAALALLNNAVKKGGLMASSRVGGLSGSFLPVSEDEGMAEAAEIGALTLEKLEAMTAICSVGLDMVVIPGDTSAATISGIIADELAIGMINHKTTAARLIPAPGKKAGEWVEFGGLLGRAPVMPVNQYGCERLIQRGGLIPPPISGFKN is encoded by the coding sequence ATGTTTTCGCACTTTGAGGTAGAGCAGACCTTCCGGATGTTCACCGAGCAGAACCTTGATATCCGCACCACCACCCTCGGGGTGAATCTGATTGACTGTATCCGCGGCAGTGTAGAAGCGACCCGCCAGGCTGTATACGACAAGATCAGCCGTGGTGCCGATCGCCTGGTTTCCGTTGCCGATGACATCAGCAGCGAGTACGGGATACCGATCATCAACCGGCGGGTATCGGTAACCCCGATCTCGGTAATCGCCGAGGCCTGCGGGGATACCGATCCTGCCGGCTTTGCCCGGGTACTGGACGATGCGGCAACCGCCTCCGGCATCGATTTTATCGGCGGCTACAGCGCCCTGGTTCACAAGGGCACCACCCCCGGCGAACAGCGGCTGATCGACTCCATCCCGGAGGCCCTGGGCTCCACCAGGCGGGTATGCGGATCAGTGAATCTGGGTACCAGCCGCTCGGGAATCAATATGGATGGGGTGGCCCGTATCGGCGAGGTTATCAAGGAACTGGCCGAAGCAACCGCTGCCCAGGACGGCTTTGGCTGTGCCAAGCTGGTGGTGTTTGCCAATGTCCCGGAGGACAATCCCTTTATGGCCGGGGCCTTTCACGGGTTTGGCGAGCCGGAGTATGCCCTGCACGTCGGGGTAAGCGGTCCGGGTGCGGTGTACTCGGCCATCCGCAACAACCCCCATGCCGGGATGGATGACCTGGCCGAAATCATCAAGCGGATAGCCTTCAAGATTACCCGGATGGGCCAGCTGGTAGCCAGCGAGGCCAGCACCCGGATGGGGGTTCAGCAGGGGATTGTCGACCTGTCCCTGGCGCCCACCCCGGCGGTCGGCGACAGCGTGGCCCGTATTCTCGAGGAGATGGGGGTAGATCATGCCGGCGCCCCCGGTTCCACCGCCGCCCTGGCGCTGCTGAACAACGCCGTCAAGAAAGGCGGGCTGATGGCCAGCTCGCGGGTCGGCGGGCTGAGCGGTTCCTTTCTGCCGGTAAGCGAGGACGAGGGAATGGCCGAGGCCGCCGAGATCGGCGCACTTACCCTGGAAAAGCTTGAGGCAATGACGGCGATCTGCTCGGTAGGCCTGGACATGGTGGTGATTCCCGGGGATACCAGCGCCGCGACCATCTCCGGCATTATCGCCGACGAGCTGGCAATCGGCATGATAAATCACAAGACCACAGCAGCGCGCCTGATCCCCGCCCCCGGCAAGAAGGCCGGCGAATGGGTAGAGTTTGGCGGGCTGCTGGGACGTGCCCCGGTCATGCCGGTAAACCAGTACGGCTGTGAACGCCTGATACAACGAGGAGGACTGATACCGCCGCCAATCTCGGGTTTCAAGAACTGA
- a CDS encoding ACT domain-containing protein, with the protein MRAVITVVGKDKAGIIAAVSTALAERGVNILDISQTILQGNFTMMMLTDCAAMPISIQQLRDDLNTLGSDIGLTITVQHEDVFRSMHRV; encoded by the coding sequence ATGCGAGCAGTGATAACCGTTGTCGGCAAGGATAAAGCCGGCATCATCGCCGCGGTCAGTACCGCACTGGCGGAACGTGGCGTGAACATACTGGACATCAGTCAGACAATCCTGCAGGGAAACTTTACCATGATGATGCTGACCGACTGCGCGGCTATGCCGATTTCGATTCAGCAGCTTCGCGACGATCTGAACACCCTGGGCAGCGATATTGGTTTGACCATTACCGTGCAGCACGAGGATGTCTTCCGATCCATGCATCGGGTTTAA
- a CDS encoding proton-conducting transporter membrane subunit has translation MIGVLPLPAAPQLLFPFSLQLPQGMAFSMMLTFIAVGCAGMASLWVSGKRGALLPAALQLGGAVAALAARDLVSLLIAWELLTVSGFALIRYQTSSYRLHAALRYFVIHIAAAMLLMIAMIIQARVQGSLAIAMLVPAAQPFAAAAVCIKTGVVPFHAWLVKTYPEVDPDVTPVLAAFTTKVAIISGMRLLQLPAAGIAVLAIVGLISILVAGVAAVRQNNLRRMFCWGLSSQLGYLLLLAAIMQPRHYQLLYGIIIAHTLYQTGMFITLAGISKRYGHEDLRRMLYEARVSWFTVGLMVVFILSMIGFPYTMGFIGKELTKLFPLSRPLMLVVEVGYTLHLLAALKAAAVLFRNGPLSSSRVYLQRPLHHSMVAAGLPAMLTIVFGLLPQLLPGFQLDPEISLPGLVPFMLRIITAAGLWVLLRRQIIHQVAVDLRRDAWFAASPLQAALTKSLLPLRYAARVVHSIGPQRQVLLLLVSVMALHLLLVTLGGAG, from the coding sequence ATGATAGGTGTGCTACCTCTGCCTGCTGCCCCTCAGCTGCTGTTTCCGTTTTCTCTTCAGCTGCCGCAGGGCATGGCGTTCTCCATGATGCTGACATTCATCGCGGTGGGCTGCGCCGGTATGGCGTCACTGTGGGTATCGGGCAAGCGAGGGGCGCTGCTGCCGGCCGCACTGCAGCTTGGGGGCGCGGTTGCAGCGCTGGCTGCCCGTGATCTGGTCAGTCTGCTGATCGCCTGGGAGCTGCTGACGGTATCCGGGTTTGCGCTGATCCGGTATCAGACCTCATCCTACCGGCTGCACGCTGCCCTGCGCTATTTTGTAATCCACATTGCCGCGGCCATGCTGCTTATGATTGCCATGATTATCCAGGCTCGGGTGCAGGGCAGCCTGGCGATTGCCATGCTTGTCCCAGCGGCTCAGCCCTTTGCTGCAGCTGCAGTGTGCATCAAGACCGGGGTGGTGCCGTTCCATGCCTGGCTGGTAAAGACCTATCCCGAGGTAGACCCGGATGTAACCCCGGTGCTGGCCGCATTCACCACCAAGGTCGCGATTATCTCAGGGATGCGGCTGCTGCAGCTGCCCGCGGCCGGTATCGCTGTCCTGGCGATCGTCGGGTTGATCTCGATACTGGTCGCCGGGGTCGCCGCCGTTCGGCAGAACAACCTGCGGCGGATGTTCTGCTGGGGGCTCTCATCCCAGCTCGGCTATCTTCTGCTGCTGGCAGCGATCATGCAGCCCCGGCATTATCAGCTGCTGTATGGCATCATTATTGCCCACACCCTGTACCAGACCGGGATGTTTATCACCCTTGCGGGGATCAGCAAGCGGTATGGCCACGAGGATCTGCGTCGCATGCTGTACGAAGCCAGGGTAAGCTGGTTTACCGTGGGGCTTATGGTGGTATTCATCCTTTCCATGATCGGTTTTCCGTATACCATGGGGTTTATCGGCAAGGAATTGACCAAGCTCTTTCCGCTTAGCCGTCCGCTGATGCTGGTGGTAGAGGTGGGCTACACCCTGCATCTTCTGGCTGCCCTCAAGGCCGCCGCGGTGCTGTTTCGCAACGGTCCCCTGTCATCATCGCGGGTGTATCTGCAGCGACCACTGCACCACAGTATGGTGGCTGCCGGGCTGCCGGCGATGCTTACCATTGTCTTCGGGCTTCTGCCGCAGCTGCTGCCGGGGTTCCAGCTGGATCCGGAAATCAGCCTGCCGGGGCTGGTGCCATTCATGCTGCGAATCATCACGGCAGCGGGGCTGTGGGTGCTGCTGCGCCGGCAGATAATCCACCAGGTTGCGGTCGATCTCAGGCGGGACGCCTGGTTTGCCGCCTCACCACTGCAGGCGGCCCTCACCAAAAGCCTGCTGCCGCTGCGCTATGCCGCCCGGGTGGTGCACAGCATCGGCCCGCAGCGCCAGGTGCTGCTTCTGCTTGTCTCGGTCATGGCGCTGCATCTCTTGCTGGTGACCCTGGGGGGAGCGGGATGA
- a CDS encoding TIGR01212 family radical SAM protein (This family includes YhcC from E. coli K-12, an uncharacterized radical SAM protein.), whose amino-acid sequence MSPAAATGCPPQFRDIPYLTMGRFLQQRFGHRVFKIGVDAGFSCPHRGSDRRRGGCSFCSPDGARSPLIGDARHIPEQIQRNAAYWRERYPDCRLMLYFQAYTSTLAPTAALRRIYRAGLEADEGFVALVVGTRPDCLPDEVIQLLAELRSPGCEVWVELGLQSSHEESLQLLARGHSADSYRDAAARLAPYGIPVVPHLIFGIPGEGQQERQVTLEWVQRFTPGLIGVKIHNLLYIPGTPLHRAYMRGELPLYTLDDHLEAVADALSVLPPHLAAMRLTADIPGDPADIPGNPAKSPVFTGRLQRYMREQGLFQGCRLRNQGT is encoded by the coding sequence ATGAGCCCTGCTGCCGCGACCGGTTGCCCGCCGCAGTTCCGTGATATTCCCTATCTTACCATGGGCAGATTCCTGCAGCAGCGCTTCGGACACCGGGTGTTCAAGATCGGGGTCGATGCCGGGTTTTCCTGCCCGCATCGCGGCAGCGATCGACGTCGCGGCGGCTGCAGCTTCTGTAGTCCGGACGGGGCCCGCTCACCGCTGATCGGTGACGCCCGCCACATCCCCGAGCAGATTCAGCGGAACGCCGCCTACTGGCGGGAGCGCTATCCCGACTGCAGGCTGATGCTGTACTTCCAGGCCTACACCTCCACCCTGGCGCCGACTGCGGCCTTACGCCGGATCTATCGCGCCGGGCTGGAGGCCGATGAGGGTTTTGTCGCCCTGGTAGTCGGCACCCGCCCGGACTGTCTGCCGGACGAGGTGATCCAGCTGCTGGCCGAGCTGCGCAGCCCGGGGTGCGAGGTGTGGGTCGAACTTGGTCTGCAGTCGTCTCACGAGGAATCGCTCCAGCTGCTGGCCAGAGGCCATTCGGCCGACAGCTACCGGGATGCCGCTGCCAGGCTGGCACCATACGGGATACCGGTCGTGCCGCACCTGATCTTCGGGATTCCTGGCGAGGGCCAACAGGAACGGCAGGTGACCCTGGAATGGGTACAGCGATTCACCCCCGGGCTGATCGGGGTAAAGATCCACAATCTGCTGTATATCCCCGGTACCCCGCTGCATCGGGCGTATATGCGCGGTGAACTCCCGCTGTACACCCTGGATGATCACCTGGAAGCAGTGGCCGACGCTTTGTCTGTCCTGCCGCCGCATCTTGCTGCAATGCGGCTGACCGCCGACATCCCGGGTGATCCCGCGGACATCCCCGGGAATCCGGCAAAATCCCCGGTATTTACCGGACGACTGCAGCGCTATATGCGGGAGCAGGGATTATTCCAGGGCTGTCGTTTGCGCAATCAGGGAACCTGA
- a CDS encoding cation:proton antiporter, which yields MKLPFSDPVLIFATVMMLILLAPLVARRIRLPEIVGLLLAGMLFGPFGLGLLERDATIQLLGQVGLLYIMFLAGLEIDLHQVKQQRSHSLVFGLLTFSIPLALGTWLGIWSLGMAIPTAVLMSTMFSSHTLLTFPAVGKLGLTKTRAVTTTIGGTIITDTLALLVLAVIAASTEGELDTRFWVSIGISMTLYVVGVVLLVPIIGRWFLQRFSSDENIEFASVLAITFLAGYLAHVAGLEPIIGAFLAGLTLNSLIPEKSGLMAKIHFTGNALFIPFFLLSVGMLVNLELLLEGPSTWVVIAVMVGVAIVSKLAAAYASGGLLRYSLQESGLIYGLSVNQAAATLAAALVGYEIGLFDDSIITGTIVMIGVTCFFGPIVTEHFGRRLAEQREQQSLTESDGAPHRVLLAVDRREQAKELLELGFFLRSGNSHEPLYPVHVVPEGSDTEERVARGEKLLAHTVVRALAANVPVSPSTSVDVNVTSGILRAARENRASIIALYWDGQPAGRGRVFGRSIDTVIERGKQMVVVNRIVSPLNICKRIILVIPPLAERQAGFSQAIQTVKTLANQSGTRLQLMIEPGMTQPVRKFIESVQPAVAVSLVEYRAARDILYELPALVATTDWIILLAARMGRISWQPRIDRLPHQLSQQFPTNNLTCIYPPEEQLAYRQAFEKRLDRGFFQQVFPQEHVVLNSSAGSIHQLLEKLLAGEFPRKQLKPMLARLQRISETEPVELISDVVLLHDHIAGIDEPRIFLGVCRKPLQLPLVRTAPHVVVVLLAPHDQDPARHLATLADIARIIRTPGMAASLRDTGSYTKLVQRVTDEHNRQE from the coding sequence ATGAAACTGCCGTTTTCGGACCCCGTGCTGATCTTTGCCACGGTCATGATGCTTATCCTCCTGGCCCCGCTGGTGGCGCGACGTATCCGTTTGCCGGAAATCGTCGGGCTGCTGCTGGCCGGTATGCTGTTCGGTCCCTTCGGGCTGGGGCTGCTGGAGCGGGATGCCACCATACAGCTGCTGGGTCAGGTCGGGCTGCTGTACATCATGTTTCTGGCCGGTCTCGAGATTGATCTGCATCAGGTCAAGCAGCAGCGATCGCACAGCCTGGTATTCGGTCTGCTCACCTTTTCGATACCGCTGGCGCTGGGTACCTGGCTGGGGATCTGGTCGCTTGGTATGGCTATCCCGACTGCGGTGCTTATGTCCACGATGTTCAGCTCTCACACCCTGCTGACATTTCCGGCGGTCGGTAAACTGGGTCTTACCAAGACCCGGGCGGTTACCACCACCATCGGCGGAACGATTATAACCGATACCCTGGCGCTGCTGGTTCTGGCGGTCATCGCGGCCTCGACCGAAGGCGAGCTGGATACCCGGTTCTGGGTAAGCATCGGGATTTCCATGACCCTGTATGTAGTCGGGGTAGTCCTGCTGGTCCCGATCATCGGGCGCTGGTTCCTGCAGCGATTTTCTTCCGACGAGAATATCGAGTTCGCCTCGGTTCTGGCCATTACCTTTCTGGCCGGCTACCTGGCGCATGTGGCCGGACTGGAGCCGATCATCGGTGCCTTTCTGGCCGGGCTTACCCTGAACTCGCTGATCCCGGAAAAAAGCGGCCTGATGGCCAAGATTCATTTTACCGGAAACGCCCTGTTCATCCCGTTCTTCCTGCTGTCGGTTGGTATGCTGGTAAATCTCGAGCTGCTGCTGGAAGGGCCGTCCACCTGGGTGGTGATCGCGGTAATGGTGGGGGTGGCGATTGTGTCGAAACTGGCTGCTGCCTATGCATCCGGGGGACTGCTGCGCTACAGCTTGCAGGAAAGCGGGCTGATATACGGGCTGAGCGTAAACCAGGCAGCAGCTACCCTGGCAGCAGCCCTGGTGGGCTACGAGATCGGGCTGTTCGATGACAGCATTATAACCGGTACTATTGTGATGATTGGCGTAACCTGTTTTTTCGGCCCGATCGTGACCGAGCATTTTGGTAGACGGCTCGCCGAGCAGCGGGAACAGCAATCACTGACCGAATCTGATGGTGCCCCTCACCGGGTACTGCTGGCGGTGGATCGGCGAGAGCAGGCCAAAGAGCTGCTGGAACTGGGTTTTTTCCTGCGCTCCGGCAATTCGCATGAACCCCTGTACCCGGTCCACGTAGTACCGGAGGGCAGCGACACCGAGGAACGGGTTGCCCGTGGCGAGAAGCTGCTGGCGCACACCGTGGTGCGCGCCCTGGCTGCCAATGTACCGGTGAGCCCCTCCACCTCGGTGGATGTTAACGTTACCTCCGGCATACTCAGGGCTGCCCGGGAGAATCGTGCTTCAATAATCGCCCTGTACTGGGATGGCCAGCCTGCCGGGCGGGGCAGGGTGTTCGGGCGCAGTATCGACACCGTGATTGAGCGCGGCAAACAGATGGTGGTGGTCAACCGGATTGTTTCTCCGTTGAATATCTGCAAGCGCATCATCCTGGTGATACCCCCGCTGGCGGAGCGTCAGGCAGGTTTTTCCCAGGCAATCCAGACCGTAAAAACTCTTGCCAACCAGAGTGGTACCCGCCTGCAGCTGATGATCGAGCCGGGCATGACCCAGCCGGTACGAAAATTCATCGAGAGTGTACAGCCAGCGGTTGCGGTGAGTCTGGTCGAGTATCGCGCTGCCCGGGACATTCTGTATGAACTGCCGGCTCTGGTGGCTACTACCGACTGGATTATCCTGCTGGCGGCACGCATGGGGAGAATCTCGTGGCAGCCGCGGATCGATCGCCTGCCGCATCAGCTCAGTCAGCAGTTCCCGACTAACAACCTGACCTGTATCTATCCACCCGAGGAGCAGCTTGCCTACCGCCAGGCATTTGAAAAACGCCTGGACCGAGGGTTTTTCCAGCAGGTCTTTCCCCAGGAGCATGTGGTGCTGAACAGCAGCGCCGGCAGTATCCATCAGCTGCTGGAAAAGCTGCTTGCCGGCGAGTTTCCCAGAAAACAGCTCAAGCCCATGCTGGCACGCTTGCAGAGGATCAGTGAGACCGAACCGGTAGAGCTGATCAGCGATGTAGTGCTCCTGCATGACCACATTGCCGGGATTGATGAACCACGTATCTTCCTGGGGGTCTGCCGCAAACCCCTGCAGCTGCCACTGGTGCGCACCGCACCGCATGTGGTGGTGGTACTGCTTGCCCCGCATGACCAGGATCCGGCGCGCCATCTGGCCACCCTGGCCGACATTGCCCGCATCATCCGTACCCCGGGAATGGCCGCCAGTTTGCGAGACACCGGCAGCTATACTAAACTGGTACAGAGGGTGACGGATGAACACAACCGACAGGAATGA